A single window of [Clostridium] hylemonae DSM 15053 DNA harbors:
- the pdxA gene encoding 4-hydroxythreonine-4-phosphate dehydrogenase PdxA yields the protein MSEQFKPVTAITMGDPAGIGPEIVVGTMLSKEIHECCKPFVIGSRAIMEKAAKVLGKELQYNLISDPSEAKYEYGVVDIMETGDYDTDSIEWGKEQKLAGQMAIDWIMKSIELGLAGKIDAVSTSPIHKGAIKLVGVKEPGHTEIYQNATNSPYALTMFSCHKLRVFFVSRHMSLVDACHYATKDVILENVINIDKELRKVGIENPLIAVAGLNPHNGDNGLFGTEELTDIGPAVEAAKEKGINAVGPCPADSVFNIGKSGKFDAILSLYHDQGHIACKTLDFEKSVTLTFGLPFIRSSVDHGTAFDIAGKGIAGSISLIESTKVVAEYAAKQHEREEN from the coding sequence ATGAGCGAGCAATTCAAACCAGTGACAGCAATTACCATGGGGGACCCGGCAGGTATCGGACCGGAGATAGTAGTAGGCACGATGCTGAGCAAAGAGATCCACGAGTGCTGCAAGCCATTTGTGATCGGAAGCAGGGCGATCATGGAGAAAGCGGCCAAAGTGCTTGGCAAGGAGCTTCAGTACAATTTGATCTCAGATCCTTCCGAGGCAAAGTACGAATACGGCGTTGTAGATATAATGGAGACCGGCGATTATGACACGGATTCCATTGAATGGGGAAAAGAGCAGAAGCTGGCAGGCCAGATGGCGATCGACTGGATCATGAAGTCCATTGAGCTTGGGCTGGCCGGGAAGATCGATGCAGTGTCCACATCACCGATCCACAAAGGTGCAATCAAACTCGTTGGCGTAAAAGAACCGGGGCACACAGAGATTTACCAGAACGCGACAAACTCCCCGTATGCACTGACGATGTTCTCCTGCCACAAACTGAGAGTATTTTTCGTCAGCCGTCACATGTCCCTTGTGGACGCATGCCACTATGCGACCAAAGACGTGATCCTGGAAAATGTTATCAATATCGATAAAGAGCTCCGCAAAGTAGGAATCGAGAATCCGCTTATCGCGGTTGCGGGATTAAATCCGCACAACGGAGACAACGGTCTGTTCGGGACTGAAGAACTGACAGACATCGGACCGGCGGTAGAGGCGGCGAAGGAAAAAGGAATCAACGCGGTAGGGCCTTGTCCGGCAGATTCTGTATTCAATATCGGAAAGTCAGGAAAGTTTGACGCTATCCTTTCTCTCTATCACGATCAGGGGCACATTGCCTGCAAGACACTGGATTTTGAAAAATCCGTGACACTCACCTTCGGCCTTCCTTTCATAAGAAGTTCCGTAGACCATGGCACAGCGTTCGACATCGCAGGTAAAGGCATCGCAGGTTCCATAAGTCTTATCGAATCTACGAAAGTAGTTGCCGAGTATGCTGCAAAACAGCATGAAAGAGAAGAAAACTAA
- the tpiA gene encoding triose-phosphate isomerase, with the protein MQKKLYFGSNLKMYKNIHDTVEYLQDLVAYTKDISRDEIELFIIPSYTTLESATKNVDRTYVKLGAQNMCWEDEGQFTGEISPLMLKELGLDLVMIGHSERRHVFGETDMEENKKVKAALDHGFTTLLCIGETAEEKNYGISAEVLRTQLKVGFHDVPKTQIPNIWVAYEPVWSIGVNGTPATADYAEEMHKVIKQTLLEIFGSAGADIPVLYGGSVNPGNANDLIVQPSIDGLFTGRAAWQADKFDKLIRDAKKTFESL; encoded by the coding sequence ATGCAGAAAAAATTATATTTTGGAAGTAACTTAAAGATGTACAAGAATATTCACGATACCGTGGAGTACCTTCAAGATCTCGTAGCGTACACAAAGGATATCAGCCGTGATGAAATCGAGCTTTTCATTATCCCTTCCTACACGACGCTGGAAAGCGCCACAAAAAATGTGGACCGTACATACGTAAAACTCGGGGCACAGAATATGTGCTGGGAAGATGAGGGGCAGTTTACCGGAGAGATCTCTCCTCTCATGCTGAAAGAACTCGGGCTTGACCTCGTCATGATCGGACATTCCGAGAGAAGACACGTGTTCGGCGAAACAGATATGGAAGAAAATAAAAAAGTAAAAGCAGCGCTTGACCACGGATTTACAACTCTGCTCTGCATCGGCGAGACCGCAGAGGAAAAAAATTACGGCATCAGCGCGGAAGTGCTCCGCACGCAGCTCAAAGTCGGATTTCACGATGTACCCAAAACACAGATTCCGAATATCTGGGTCGCATATGAGCCAGTGTGGTCCATCGGAGTCAACGGTACACCGGCAACGGCAGACTATGCGGAAGAAATGCACAAGGTGATCAAGCAGACACTGCTGGAGATCTTCGGCAGCGCCGGAGCAGACATCCCCGTATTGTACGGCGGCAGCGTCAATCCAGGCAACGCGAACGACCTCATCGTACAGCCGTCCATCGACGGACTGTTCACAGGCAGAGCCGCCTGGCAGGCAGATAAGTTCGATAAACTGATCCGCGATGCAAAAAAGACATTTGAGTCATTGTAA
- a CDS encoding response regulator, translating to MEGQDVDNVDNINKKTILIVEDMGMNRQLLSVILGNDHHILEAENGLEALGILEKEYRNIALIMLDIIMPVMDGFAFLERVKQIHEYKDIPIIFVTAETYKENILKGIEYGVCDVIAKPFDPYLVTNRVDQLIRLTENQKRKRAGRPQPTRQKERGLVLLVDDAEMNRVILKEVLRGEFGILEAADGQEALEHLDSRGDEIAAVLLDVIMPVMDGIEMMKEARSRSLLENIPVIAITAENSAVKMQRIKDLGICEIIHKPFDPSVIKNRVNNMIELYEM from the coding sequence ATGGAGGGACAGGATGTGGATAATGTGGACAATATAAATAAAAAGACAATTTTGATAGTGGAAGACATGGGGATGAACCGTCAGCTTCTCTCGGTGATCCTGGGAAATGATCATCATATACTCGAGGCAGAGAACGGGCTTGAGGCGCTCGGGATACTGGAAAAAGAGTATAGGAATATAGCGCTTATAATGCTGGACATCATAATGCCTGTCATGGACGGCTTTGCATTCCTGGAGCGGGTAAAGCAGATACACGAGTATAAAGATATACCCATTATATTTGTAACGGCAGAGACTTATAAGGAAAATATTTTAAAAGGGATAGAATATGGCGTCTGTGATGTGATTGCAAAACCGTTTGATCCCTATCTTGTTACAAACCGGGTAGACCAGCTGATCAGACTGACGGAGAACCAGAAGAGAAAACGGGCCGGCCGGCCACAGCCGACGCGGCAGAAGGAGCGGGGCCTTGTGCTCCTCGTGGATGATGCGGAGATGAACCGTGTCATATTAAAGGAAGTGCTGCGCGGCGAGTTCGGGATCCTGGAGGCGGCAGACGGGCAGGAAGCGCTGGAGCACCTTGACTCCCGCGGGGATGAAATAGCGGCAGTTCTTTTGGATGTTATAATGCCTGTCATGGACGGGATTGAAATGATGAAGGAAGCCAGAAGCCGGAGCCTGCTGGAAAATATACCGGTAATCGCCATCACCGCCGAGAACTCCGCGGTTAAAATGCAGCGTATCAAGGACCTGGGTATCTGTGAGATCATACATAAACCATTTGACCCTTCTGTTATAAAAAACAGAGTCAATAATATGATCGAATTATACGAAATGTAA
- the dhaL gene encoding dihydroxyacetone kinase subunit DhaL, with protein sequence MRKIINDADNVVQEMMEGYVSAYSRYYRKHPEVNGVILKQRRKDKVALVIGGGSGHEPMFSGFVGKGLADAAACGNIFASPDPNTIYETAKAVDNGKGVLFVYGCYAGDNLNFDMGEEFLNDDGIRTAHVRVWDDVASAPRDRISDRRGIAGDVFVVKTAGAACDAGLDLEEVTRIAEKARDNTNTIGVATAPAQLPGVDKPIFELGEEEIEYGMGLHGERGVLRTKWEPADVLAEKMYEQIKEDTGLGEGEEVCVLINGLGSTTITELAIVFRKVKELLDKDGVKVYDTDLNHYCTSQEMGGFSITLFRLDEELKKYYDMPCYSPYYAKGELTGSAYEAEDEEAEAEPEDTGDEAGDEEEPVLSRTKKGTITELTAEDAREMLIYIADKVIAKKPYLTEIDSAIGDGDHGIGMAGGMKKARAKLLRMKGEENVYAIFEAAGKAMLLSMGGASGVIFGSLYLAGARDTEPAASITAGELAKMERKSLAAIKERGKAEVGDKTMVDALAPAVEAMEANSGKGLLEMTKAAEEAARQGVEDTKNYVAKFGRAKSLMERAIGYQDAGATSVWLIFQGMREFIEG encoded by the coding sequence ATGAGAAAGATTATCAATGATGCGGACAATGTAGTACAGGAGATGATGGAAGGGTATGTCAGCGCTTACAGCAGATATTACAGAAAGCATCCTGAGGTGAACGGTGTCATCTTAAAGCAGAGGAGAAAGGACAAGGTGGCCCTTGTCATCGGCGGCGGGAGCGGACACGAGCCTATGTTTTCGGGATTTGTCGGTAAGGGACTGGCGGATGCGGCCGCCTGCGGCAATATATTTGCGTCTCCGGACCCGAACACTATATATGAGACGGCAAAGGCGGTGGATAATGGCAAGGGGGTTCTGTTCGTATACGGCTGCTATGCGGGAGACAATCTGAACTTTGACATGGGAGAAGAATTTCTGAATGACGACGGGATCAGGACGGCGCACGTCCGTGTGTGGGACGATGTGGCAAGCGCGCCCAGGGACAGAATATCAGACCGGCGTGGGATCGCGGGGGATGTGTTTGTCGTAAAGACCGCGGGAGCTGCGTGCGATGCGGGGCTTGACCTGGAGGAAGTGACAAGGATCGCAGAGAAAGCGCGTGACAATACGAACACCATAGGAGTGGCCACCGCCCCGGCTCAGCTTCCCGGTGTGGATAAGCCTATATTTGAACTCGGCGAAGAGGAGATCGAATACGGGATGGGACTGCACGGGGAGAGAGGCGTACTCAGGACGAAATGGGAGCCTGCGGACGTACTGGCTGAGAAGATGTATGAGCAGATCAAGGAAGATACAGGACTCGGGGAAGGGGAGGAGGTCTGTGTGCTCATAAACGGACTTGGCTCCACGACGATAACCGAGCTTGCGATCGTATTCCGTAAGGTGAAGGAGCTTCTCGATAAGGACGGCGTCAAAGTATATGATACGGACTTGAACCACTATTGTACGAGCCAGGAGATGGGCGGATTTTCCATTACGCTGTTCCGGCTCGATGAAGAGCTTAAGAAATACTACGATATGCCTTGTTACAGTCCGTACTATGCCAAGGGAGAGCTGACCGGGAGCGCGTACGAGGCGGAGGACGAAGAGGCAGAAGCAGAGCCGGAGGATACCGGGGATGAGGCCGGGGACGAAGAAGAGCCGGTGCTTTCGAGGACGAAGAAAGGGACGATCACTGAGCTTACGGCTGAAGATGCGAGAGAGATGCTCATATACATAGCGGACAAAGTGATCGCAAAGAAGCCGTATCTGACGGAGATCGACAGCGCCATCGGAGACGGCGACCACGGCATCGGAATGGCAGGGGGCATGAAGAAGGCCAGGGCGAAACTGCTCAGGATGAAAGGCGAGGAGAACGTATACGCCATCTTTGAGGCGGCCGGGAAGGCGATGCTGCTGTCCATGGGCGGCGCCTCCGGAGTTATCTTCGGAAGCCTGTATCTGGCAGGCGCCAGGGACACAGAGCCGGCGGCATCCATCACGGCCGGAGAACTGGCGAAGATGGAACGAAAGAGCCTGGCAGCAATAAAAGAGCGGGGCAAAGCGGAAGTCGGCGACAAGACAATGGTAGACGCCCTGGCGCCTGCCGTGGAGGCAATGGAAGCCAACAGCGGCAAAGGCCTGCTCGAGATGACGAAGGCTGCGGAAGAAGCCGCAAGACAGGGCGTGGAAGATACGAAGAACTATGTGGCCAAATTCGGACGTGCAAAATCACTGATGGAACGCGCCATCGGATACCAGGATGCAGGAGCCACATCCGTATGGCTCATCTTCCAGGGCATGAGAGAATTCATAGAAGGATAA
- a CDS encoding GDSL-type esterase/lipase family protein has translation MRIVCIGDSLTYGYGVKRASVWTALASRAMPGSEIVNKGINGDTTGGMLSRFETDAAGSGPDVIFVMGGSNDIFFSGSIAEAKCNMAAMVFRCMHRRIRPVIGSPLPVYEAGLSDKWKAFASGECVGRLLGEYSDWLMAFADSFGVPLIDFRQSIPDDPAGTASFYLDGIHASEEGHRRMAGLWAESIMKLVE, from the coding sequence ATGAGAATCGTCTGTATTGGTGACAGTCTTACATATGGGTATGGAGTAAAAAGGGCGTCCGTCTGGACTGCCCTTGCTTCGCGTGCAATGCCTGGAAGTGAGATCGTCAATAAAGGAATAAACGGAGATACGACAGGGGGCATGCTGTCCAGATTTGAGACAGACGCGGCAGGCAGCGGGCCGGATGTGATATTTGTGATGGGAGGGAGCAATGACATCTTTTTTTCAGGAAGCATCGCAGAGGCAAAATGTAATATGGCGGCAATGGTATTTCGCTGTATGCACCGCAGGATCAGGCCGGTGATCGGCAGTCCGCTTCCTGTGTATGAAGCCGGGCTTTCTGACAAATGGAAGGCGTTCGCGTCCGGAGAGTGCGTCGGCCGGCTGCTCGGGGAATACAGCGACTGGCTGATGGCATTTGCGGACAGCTTCGGTGTGCCGCTCATAGATTTCCGTCAAAGTATTCCGGATGATCCCGCCGGTACCGCGTCATTTTATCTGGACGGCATCCATGCTTCCGAAGAAGGGCACAGGCGGATGGCCGGACTGTGGGCTGAAAGCATAATGAAGCTTGTGGAATGA
- a CDS encoding lipoate--protein ligase produces the protein MKNNYLVVNNCTDPYYNLALEEYLLTHHMEGVIVMLWQNDNTIVVGRHQNAMEEINQQFVKEHGIRVVRRTTGGGAVYHDLGNLNYSVIADRGEEGRDEMKHFTGPVIEVLRELGAKAEFSGRNDIMIEDRKVSGTAQRIYKNRILHHGCLLFDSDLSVVSKSLNVRSEKFNSKAVKSVKSRVGNIKDYVPDEITMDVFRERLAEKMLEDSGYDMLKLPEKELVQIERLKREKYETWEWNYGQPINCAIHNYKKYEGGTVEVYMNVREGRIEECLMYGDFMALRPASEVAGRLTGCRYRYEEVLEVLQEFRIRDYFGTIEANEVAACICCVPE, from the coding sequence ATGAAAAATAATTACCTTGTTGTAAATAATTGTACCGATCCTTATTATAATCTTGCACTGGAGGAATATCTTCTGACGCATCATATGGAAGGTGTCATTGTCATGCTCTGGCAGAATGACAATACGATCGTGGTCGGAAGACACCAGAATGCCATGGAGGAGATCAACCAGCAGTTTGTGAAGGAACACGGCATCCGGGTCGTGCGAAGGACGACGGGAGGCGGGGCTGTGTATCATGACCTTGGTAATCTGAACTACTCTGTCATTGCGGACAGAGGGGAGGAAGGCCGGGATGAGATGAAGCATTTTACAGGACCTGTCATCGAGGTGCTGAGAGAACTGGGGGCGAAGGCGGAATTCAGCGGGCGCAACGACATTATGATAGAGGACAGGAAGGTGTCCGGCACTGCACAGAGAATCTACAAGAACCGGATCCTGCATCACGGCTGCCTGCTCTTTGATTCTGACTTATCTGTCGTATCCAAAAGCCTGAATGTGAGGAGCGAAAAATTTAACTCCAAAGCGGTGAAGTCGGTAAAAAGCCGTGTGGGCAATATAAAGGATTATGTGCCGGATGAGATCACGATGGACGTCTTCCGGGAGCGTCTTGCGGAAAAGATGCTCGAGGACTCCGGTTATGATATGCTGAAGCTGCCGGAGAAGGAGCTTGTACAGATTGAACGGCTGAAGCGGGAAAAATATGAGACGTGGGAATGGAATTACGGACAGCCGATAAACTGTGCCATTCATAACTATAAAAAATATGAGGGCGGCACGGTGGAAGTATACATGAACGTAAGAGAGGGCCGGATAGAAGAGTGTCTGATGTACGGAGACTTTATGGCGCTGCGGCCGGCCTCTGAGGTGGCCGGGAGGCTTACGGGATGCAGATACCGGTACGAGGAGGTGCTGGAGGTGCTTCAGGAGTTCCGGATAAGGGATTACTTCGGAACGATCGAGGCAAATGAAGTCGCGGCCTGTATCTGCTGTGTTCCGGAATGA
- a CDS encoding FGGY-family carbohydrate kinase has product MGKYMIGLDYGTGGGKACIIDEHADVLAYSFQEYPIYVDKPSWSEHDAENYWTLACGTIRDCMKKAGISPQEIRGIGISSAQPCLVMVDKDGRPINRAYNLMDRRAVKEVEWLREQIGVDEIFQINGNRIEDYPTMVNIMWEKNNRPDDYARIWKTLTIDGFVRLRMTGRAAMSYSHGGFWGVAYDIRKKEFNRELMDKLGIDMELMPDLYPCEYIVGTVTERAAEELGLVPGIPVCAGQVDCNAGFVGGGAIAPGDVQINLGTCGVMGVVNDSREFIDLVCNDAYTTNSCNDFISIAVVLTGGQVLRYIRDNFCQMEHATAKLMSDMDVYDIMNKEAEKVPAGSEGLIVLPYLMGERTVLWNAYARGTVFGLSLHHTKGHLIRAMMEGVAYALYDNYRLMLEKGIKANAPIILNEGGAKSKLWRRIITDVFNVPTAFVENRVGAPYGDAILAGVSVGVFEDFSIAKEKVNYIDYMEPNQETHERYMEYFEIYRNLYAHLKNDFTDLYQVAKKYEK; this is encoded by the coding sequence ATGGGAAAATATATGATAGGCCTTGACTACGGAACGGGGGGCGGAAAGGCGTGTATAATTGATGAACATGCGGACGTGCTCGCATATTCCTTCCAGGAGTACCCCATTTACGTAGACAAACCTTCGTGGTCTGAGCACGATGCAGAGAATTACTGGACACTGGCGTGCGGGACGATAAGAGACTGTATGAAGAAGGCGGGCATATCACCCCAGGAGATCCGGGGGATCGGCATATCATCAGCGCAGCCGTGCCTTGTCATGGTCGATAAGGACGGACGTCCTATCAACCGCGCTTATAATCTGATGGACCGGCGGGCCGTTAAGGAAGTAGAGTGGCTCAGGGAACAGATCGGGGTGGATGAGATATTTCAAATCAACGGCAACCGGATCGAGGATTATCCGACCATGGTGAATATCATGTGGGAGAAGAATAACCGACCGGACGATTACGCCAGGATCTGGAAGACGCTGACGATCGACGGCTTTGTCAGGCTGCGCATGACGGGCCGGGCAGCCATGAGCTATTCCCACGGCGGATTCTGGGGTGTCGCGTATGATATCAGGAAAAAAGAGTTCAACAGGGAGCTGATGGATAAGCTTGGCATTGACATGGAACTTATGCCGGATCTGTATCCGTGCGAGTATATCGTCGGGACGGTCACGGAACGTGCGGCAGAAGAACTTGGACTTGTGCCGGGCATACCGGTCTGCGCCGGACAGGTGGACTGCAATGCCGGTTTTGTGGGCGGCGGCGCCATCGCCCCGGGCGATGTGCAGATCAATCTCGGAACGTGCGGTGTCATGGGTGTTGTAAATGACAGCAGAGAATTTATTGATCTTGTGTGCAATGATGCCTACACGACCAATTCCTGCAACGACTTCATTTCCATAGCTGTCGTGCTCACCGGGGGACAGGTGCTCCGGTATATCCGGGATAATTTCTGCCAGATGGAACATGCCACCGCAAAACTGATGTCAGATATGGATGTATATGATATCATGAACAAAGAGGCAGAGAAAGTGCCGGCCGGCAGTGAAGGGCTTATCGTGCTCCCGTATCTTATGGGGGAGCGCACCGTGCTCTGGAACGCATATGCGAGGGGGACGGTGTTCGGCCTGTCGCTCCACCACACAAAGGGGCATCTCATACGTGCCATGATGGAAGGTGTTGCATATGCGCTGTATGATAATTACAGACTTATGCTGGAGAAGGGGATCAAGGCAAATGCGCCGATCATCCTCAATGAAGGCGGAGCGAAGAGCAAGCTCTGGAGGAGGATCATCACAGATGTGTTCAATGTCCCGACCGCATTTGTGGAAAACCGTGTCGGAGCGCCTTACGGGGATGCTATTCTGGCGGGAGTGAGCGTAGGCGTGTTTGAAGACTTTTCGATAGCCAAGGAAAAAGTAAACTATATTGATTATATGGAACCGAATCAGGAGACGCATGAGCGCTATATGGAATACTTTGAAATATACCGGAACTTATATGCGCATCTGAAGAATGATTTTACTGATTTATACCAGGTGGCGAAAAAGTATGAAAAATAA
- the lpdA gene encoding dihydrolipoyl dehydrogenase, whose product MEDNRVKEEFDLIVVGGGPGGYSAAITAAKKGLSVVLFEGGHIGGTCLNVGCIPTKYLLDKAAAMEKVRALTKQNIFKECGLFSFRKIQKGRKEVVDKLVAGVDHLLKVNNVKVVRGFASVSAPGEAECGGQVYKGRDLIIATGSVSASIPIQGAEYTITSTEALELEKVPARLVVIGGGVIGMELASAYSSLGSEVTVIEVLPELFPAEDRQAVAYMTRSLKKRGIHILCGTKVQKVEKTKDRFRVIYEGEENGQADADVVLMATGRKPNLNGIDTGAAGIALTAKGEIQVDEYMETSVPHIYAIGDAAGGYQLAHAAYAEGEAAVRNITSRREPADLRVMPRCIYTMPAFAAVGMSAAKAEEEGIAAVTGEFAYSANGMALAEGADGLVRVVMDRERKTTLGVHITGENAPEMIAFASEAVRNKTTLDEWERMIVAHPSLSEMIREAALDCFGKSVHKAVK is encoded by the coding sequence ATGGAAGATAACAGGGTGAAGGAAGAGTTCGATCTGATCGTGGTCGGCGGCGGGCCGGGCGGTTATTCAGCCGCCATAACGGCCGCAAAGAAAGGGCTGTCTGTCGTATTGTTTGAAGGCGGGCACATCGGCGGCACCTGTCTGAATGTGGGATGTATACCGACAAAGTATCTGCTTGACAAGGCGGCGGCCATGGAGAAGGTGCGGGCGCTTACAAAGCAGAATATCTTTAAAGAATGCGGGCTGTTCAGCTTCCGGAAGATACAGAAAGGACGGAAGGAAGTGGTGGATAAGCTCGTGGCAGGTGTGGATCATCTGCTGAAGGTAAATAATGTGAAGGTAGTGCGCGGTTTTGCCAGCGTCTCCGCTCCGGGCGAGGCAGAGTGCGGCGGACAGGTGTATAAGGGAAGAGACCTCATTATCGCTACCGGTTCTGTCTCCGCTTCCATTCCGATACAGGGGGCAGAGTATACGATAACGAGCACAGAGGCGCTTGAACTGGAAAAGGTCCCGGCGCGGCTTGTGGTCATCGGAGGGGGAGTCATCGGTATGGAGCTGGCAAGCGCGTACAGTTCCCTCGGTTCGGAGGTGACGGTCATCGAAGTGCTTCCGGAGCTGTTCCCGGCGGAAGACAGACAGGCGGTGGCATACATGACCCGCTCGCTTAAAAAGCGGGGCATACATATATTGTGCGGGACGAAAGTCCAAAAGGTGGAGAAGACAAAAGACAGGTTCCGGGTCATTTACGAAGGAGAAGAAAACGGACAGGCTGACGCGGATGTTGTGCTTATGGCTACCGGGAGAAAGCCGAATCTGAACGGGATCGATACCGGAGCGGCGGGCATTGCGCTCACTGCAAAGGGGGAGATACAGGTAGATGAATACATGGAGACGAGCGTGCCCCATATCTATGCCATCGGCGACGCGGCCGGTGGATACCAGCTGGCGCACGCCGCCTACGCGGAAGGTGAGGCGGCGGTGAGAAACATCACCTCCCGCAGGGAGCCTGCAGACCTGCGCGTTATGCCGAGATGCATCTATACGATGCCGGCCTTTGCGGCAGTGGGAATGAGCGCGGCAAAAGCCGAAGAAGAAGGAATTGCGGCGGTGACCGGAGAATTTGCCTACAGCGCCAACGGGATGGCGCTGGCAGAAGGGGCGGACGGTCTTGTGCGGGTCGTCATGGACAGAGAAAGGAAGACGACGCTTGGCGTACATATCACAGGTGAAAATGCCCCGGAGATGATCGCGTTTGCCTCCGAGGCGGTCAGGAACAAAACGACACTTGACGAGTGGGAGAGGATGATAGTGGCACATCCGTCGCTGTCGGAAATGATCAGGGAAGCGGCTCTTGACTGCTTTGGAAAGAGCGTGCACAAAGCTGTAAAATAA
- a CDS encoding dihydrolipoamide acetyltransferase family protein, with product MIKEITMPAGGQTTDTSTVGAWLVKKGDKVKRGDELLTVETDKATLSVESFAKGTVLAILVEEGDSAAAGEVLALIGDESDRQEAEARAGGGSASGHGAAAMPVSQTEEEEDEYQPIDPSGPVRYASAPKQEQAPSVHTDTGEVKAMPNAKLLAREHGISLSDAAAFTGKHILKRSDVQIYIENAPRRAVAEGAAVTEVPLTSMRRTIARRMLESSQNIPVFRATVEVNMERCIAFRAKVNDNKAGFKISYNDILFKCMEAAVRKYPYVNASYTDNAILLHKDVNIGLAVSVDDGLIVPVVRAVNEKNITEICEANKANISRAREGKLTADDMSGGTITLSNLGMYPVTQFDAIINPPEVCILAVGAVQEKPVLEDGQWSAVPVMNLTGSFDHRVVDGAYGAQFLAELKSLIEDPAMALL from the coding sequence ATGATAAAAGAGATAACGATGCCGGCCGGAGGGCAGACGACAGACACTTCCACCGTGGGCGCCTGGCTGGTAAAAAAAGGAGATAAGGTCAAAAGAGGCGACGAGCTTCTCACCGTGGAGACGGATAAGGCCACCCTCTCAGTGGAAAGCTTTGCCAAGGGCACGGTGCTTGCGATCCTGGTAGAAGAAGGAGACAGTGCCGCTGCCGGGGAGGTTCTGGCGCTGATCGGTGATGAGAGCGACAGACAGGAAGCAGAGGCGAGAGCGGGAGGAGGCAGCGCTTCAGGTCATGGGGCGGCCGCGATGCCGGTGTCTCAGACAGAAGAGGAGGAGGACGAATATCAGCCCATCGATCCGTCCGGACCTGTCCGCTATGCGTCCGCGCCAAAGCAGGAGCAGGCGCCGTCCGTACATACGGATACAGGGGAAGTAAAAGCGATGCCGAACGCGAAACTGCTCGCCAGAGAGCACGGGATCTCCCTCAGCGATGCTGCGGCCTTTACAGGAAAGCATATCCTGAAACGTTCGGATGTACAGATCTACATCGAGAACGCGCCGCGCAGGGCGGTAGCAGAAGGCGCAGCTGTCACTGAAGTGCCGCTCACCTCGATGCGCAGGACGATCGCCCGCAGGATGCTGGAGAGTTCACAGAATATTCCGGTATTCAGAGCGACCGTAGAAGTAAATATGGAGCGGTGCATTGCCTTCCGGGCGAAAGTCAACGACAATAAGGCCGGCTTTAAAATATCTTACAATGATATTTTGTTCAAATGTATGGAAGCGGCTGTGCGCAAGTATCCGTATGTCAATGCTTCTTACACAGACAACGCAATTCTGCTGCATAAGGATGTGAATATCGGTCTGGCCGTATCTGTGGACGACGGACTTATCGTTCCGGTCGTGAGAGCGGTAAATGAAAAAAATATAACGGAGATATGTGAGGCGAACAAGGCCAACATAAGCCGCGCGCGGGAAGGGAAGCTAACGGCCGATGACATGTCGGGCGGAACGATCACCCTGTCTAACCTCGGCATGTATCCGGTGACACAGTTTGACGCTATCATCAACCCGCCTGAAGTGTGCATACTGGCCGTGGGCGCCGTCCAGGAAAAGCCGGTGCTTGAAGATGGACAATGGTCGGCGGTTCCGGTGATGAATCTTACGGGAAGCTTCGACCACCGTGTCGTCGACGGCGCATATGGAGCGCAGTTCCTGGCGGAATTGAAGTCTCTGATAGAAGATCCGGCAATGGCACTGCTGTAG